One segment of Bradyrhizobium sp. CB2312 DNA contains the following:
- a CDS encoding haloacid dehalogenase type II produces the protein MSDLTAVKALVFDVFGTVVDWRTSLITDFMWWAKGRGISADWTALVDGWRGMYMASMDDVRKHPERGYVMLDDLHRRSLEKLVEQFSIKGLTDADLDYLTKGWHRLNPWPDSVAGLTRLKTKFVISPLSNGNVALLTNMAKYAGLPWDLIMSAELFEHYKPDPETYLGAAKLLCLKPEEVMMVAAHNGDLAAAQKRGLKTAFVARPTEYGPLQKVDFEATGKWDIVAKDFGGIADRLGC, from the coding sequence ATGTCCGATCTCACCGCCGTCAAAGCCCTGGTCTTCGACGTGTTCGGCACGGTCGTGGACTGGCGCACCAGCCTCATCACCGATTTCATGTGGTGGGCGAAGGGCCGCGGCATCAGCGCCGACTGGACCGCTCTGGTCGACGGCTGGCGCGGCATGTACATGGCGTCGATGGACGACGTGCGCAAACATCCCGAGCGCGGCTATGTCATGCTCGATGATCTGCATCGCCGTTCGCTGGAAAAGCTGGTCGAGCAGTTCTCGATCAAGGGTCTCACCGACGCCGATCTCGACTATCTCACCAAGGGCTGGCACCGCCTCAATCCCTGGCCCGACAGCGTCGCCGGCCTGACCCGTCTCAAGACCAAGTTCGTGATCTCGCCGTTGTCGAACGGCAACGTCGCGCTGCTCACCAACATGGCGAAGTACGCCGGTCTGCCGTGGGACCTCATCATGTCGGCCGAGCTGTTCGAGCACTACAAGCCAGATCCCGAGACCTATCTCGGCGCTGCAAAGCTGCTCTGCCTCAAGCCGGAGGAGGTGATGATGGTCGCCGCTCACAACGGCGATCTCGCGGCTGCGCAGAAGCGCGGCTTGAAGACCGCCTTCGTGGCGCGGCCGACCGAGTATGGCCCGCTTCAAAAGGTCGATTTCGAAGCCACCGGCAAGTGGGACATCGTCGCGAAGGATTTTGGCGGGATCGCCGATAGGCTGGGGTGCTAG